From the Cohaesibacter sp. ES.047 genome, the window CAAACTGGAAAGGCGCAAAAACGTGCCGGTCGCGGTGGTGGGTGGGAATACCATTTGGACCTGTTGCCTGAGATTGTTCGCACTCGTTTGGCGGTGAGTTCTGAACCAGTTGAAAAGCCCAAAGATCGAAACGAGTCGTGGCAGCATTTTGAAGGGCTTTCGAAAGCCCGAAAAGAAGCCTGTGAACGCCGTTTGAAAGTGGTCGATGCCGTCGACCAGCTGATCAAAGGGGGCATGACCGAGACCGCAGCCACATCATATGCAGCCAACAAGTTCAGCGTTGCGCAGAAGCGTGAGGGCATGGCGTAATAAGACTGCGAATGTGGAACGGTCTGACCGACTGCCTGCCTTGGCTGACGGCTATAAGCCAACCGCTCAATTTTCAGAGTGCCATCCTGATGCATGGGCCGCGCTAAAGAGCGATTATTTGCGCCCAGAGAAGCCTTCTTTCTCAGCCTGCTATCGCCGCATAAAAGACGCCGCTCCTGCTCATGGATGGGAGCCAATTCCAAACGCGCAAAGCCTTCGCCGTCGCCTCAAAGATGAAGTGTCAGAAGCCGTTGTCACTCTGGCACGCAAGGGCCGTGAGAAGGCAAAGACGCTTTACCCGGCACAACGGCGAGATCGGTCCGGACTACATGCCATGCAAGCGGTCAATATGGACGGACACCGGTTCGATGTT encodes:
- a CDS encoding DNA-binding protein, with product MTQKFFTAAEIAEMHGSSLRYINQLAARQGWRKQTGKAQKRAGRGGGWEYHLDLLPEIVRTRLAVSSEPVEKPKDRNESWQHFEGLSKARKEACERRLKVVDAVDQLIKGGMTETAATSYAANKFSVAQKREGMA